Part of the Venturia canescens isolate UGA chromosome 2, ASM1945775v1, whole genome shotgun sequence genome is shown below.
ttcttttcaaaaacaatttctcgtaaaaaattttctttttctgtagTCCCAATCGTGGGCACTAcatcaataatttcattatatttcacCTGGAGAGACATTGCTCCTAGGTCAATTAAACTCTTAAGCGGTTGCAAAGAATCTACACCAAGCAACACATCCCTAATCAAGCCTGGCACTATCAAAAATTTTACGTAGGTTTTAATTTTTCCGATTTCAGTCATCGCCATCATTTGATTTCTAACCTTCGTTAACTTCCCTTTTATCGCTCCTTTCACCGTCACTCCCGTGACAGGCAAAAGTGGACAATCTTTCAAAATCTCCctattttccaaataaaattcCTCAGAGATCGTGGTAACTCTAGAACCTGAATCTACTAATGCTGTAACCTGAATCCCTTCTATTTTAGCATAAATCTCTGGACACTCTATAATTGGTAAAGCTTCTTCATTTACTCCCTCTTCCATTAAAAATTCCCTAGTATCCGTAAAAATCGTGTTTATTGCCACCTTTATATCCTGAATTCCGTTTTTCGGTTTGTTTACATCTCTTATTTTGTGGAGGTCCTCCGATAAACCATCCTGAGATCCTTTTTTCTtaatcttcttctttttctccgttGTACCTCGTTTGTTTCCTTTATTATCACTCTGATCATTGTTATTAAGCACGGGTacaacgtttattcgtttcccgCCTGAGATGTCGACGGCTGAGGCTCTTGGTGGACCTCTATCGCTTGAATTTCTTGCCGTTGTCGTTCGTTAGTTTGGCGATGATCGTTTGGATTGTTCGGCGGCCGGTATCCTCCATTGTTCTGTTGCGGTCTCCAATTCGGATTCTGATTTTGTCGATTATATCCGTTCtgttgattattatttccgTTATTTCGATTTTGTTGAGGGTATCCGTTGTTCGGCCGCTGGttataattttgttgataattgttgttgggCCTTTGATTGTAATTTTGCTGGTAATTGCGGTTTTGTTGATTGTTCCAGCCGTTATTGTTGTTATAACCTCCATTAGGTCGGTTATTTTGGTTCCAGTTTGGATTTCCCCGGTTGAAATTGTTTTGGAATCCACCTTGGTTATTCCAATTGTTGTTTTGAGGCATACGGAATGGCCTttgctcgtttttattttgattttggtTTGGAGaagcttctttttctttcctcgagTTTATTGGTCCATGCCGATCGATCTTTCCCAGGAATTCAATTAATTGTTCCAGCGTTTTAAATCCTCGACTAATTATCGTTGCTTGGATTTCATCCGTATAATGTTGCGAGAGTGATGCAATTATGTCCTCGTCGCTTGGAGGAGGGATAAGATCCTTCGCGGCTCCGAAAATGTTGATCGTATACTCCACTTTAGATGTTTTGTTGTCCTTGTCGGAGTAGTGTCCGAATTCAAGGTCTTTCCTCACTTTTCTCTGTACATCCGTGCTCCAGAAGCGctccacgaattttttctccacttctTCAAAATCCTCGACGCGATCTTCTATGAGAACCCACCACTCTTTTGCGGCTTTCTCTAGACACTGTCccagcaaatatttcatttcggtGATCGTGGGGTTTGTTACCTCACAGTACCTCCGAAACTCCTTTATAAACTTCATCGGTCTTTTCCTTTCCGATCCATCGTATGTGGGaggtttaattttaattttgtttggaTGCATGTCCATTGGCAGCATCGTCTGAATCCTTTCTGTTTTCTCTTCGggctcatatttttcctcttcgttcTCGGATTCGTCATCTGGAATTACTTTACTGGGCTTCGGGACGATCCGGGTGCTTTCAGTGTTCGGACTATGGATTTTGTCCTTAGATTCGAGATTCTCCACCCTTTTCTTGATTGCACTGACGTCAAGTTGTATTTGAGCCACACTAACCTCGATCACGGCACTTTTCGACTCATTTTCTTGAACTATTTTTGTTAAACCCGTTACGTGACGTTTAATTGGGTCATATATTTTATGGACATCACTAGCGATTGTAGCTTGCagtgtcttgaatttttccGTAAATTCAGACCTCAAATCACTAGTGGCCTGATTATTCCGTGCAATCTCGTTAGCCATGCTCTGGACTTGTGTTTTCATCTCTTTCATTGCGTCAATTAGGCTCATCAATAGCTCATGATTTAATTCcgcgaattcaatttttcctttattcgATTTAGGGGTTTCAAATTCCTCCattttaatttcttcattttgatcTTTATTATCATCGTCAAATTTCTCTTGTTGTTCAAATCCAAAGTTACCGCgagattcattaaaaatgttcccCGCCCCTGGAGGAGGAATTGAGGTAGTCAAATCGACATTTTGTGCCGTTCGCTCATCGGGATTTTGGAACCCGGAATCTCTCGCTGTTTCGTTTCTGTCGGTCTTCTCTGCCATTTTgacgtaattaattaatttcattcaacaAATCTCACGCTCGTTTGCAATACCTGTCCCTGTTCGGGCGCcagttgtaacgtaacgctcttgccgacccggcctgaacgccgccacgcgtcggttcgagctaccttaatttcaaaaggagcaggtatgaacgagacgagagacaagaattgtgttgataatataacaaaataaatttattaaacaatactattatgtttttacaaaatgatacgcgttttttaattttaattatgtttttacaaaatgatacgcttttttaattttaatctttgtctgtccgcgttgtttaaccaagtcaggcgagagaagactcgaaagacccggaaaaacggagcgttttactgtatgaaatttcgattgaattttcaaatttgttttcgtttttgtttatacaataaagaacgctttatggtttatcgtgcccctgcttattctattgcctctgctttccgcttgcatgagatttttcagataaaaaacaaacaaataataaaattgacaaccgatgtcctgtaaTCCTAACCGCTTGACCCTGAATTCTTTACGCTTCCTAgcaattcaagagtgttgtacgcttttgtttttacaattttttcaatttgtgatcgcttggatgctatacaaactctagCCTTACCGCTGCCTCTTGAATCAACGCTTTTATCTGCTTGTTATTTGTTATAATCGATTAGACGATTTATCTTGACTTTGGAGTCGTACAATGGTTCAATTGGGGCGCGGATTATTTAATTCTAATGCtaattaattcgttcgacccaaccaattcggataaattatgaaacaattttgaatttaataataattaatcataaaatcatttatttaccgcctctattctcaataaacccaaaaatgctaggtggaaagtttgtgcttgaccacgggcctcaaacgtcgccgaatggcgccaatgcccagaaacacaagacaggttaggatgtgaaccccagaccacgggctcgatacgtcgccgagtctcgccaatgtcctgagcattcactaggttaggtaattttgcccacggaccacgggatcgatacgtcgccgagtctcaccaatgccccgtgcagcaaaattcggaaattataggttatgtggaatagaccctggactacgggatcgatacgtcgccgagtctcaccaataccccaggcatccaaaggaataataggaaaaaggattttaggttatatcagaatagagtgtatttttctatttgagtCTGCTAGCtcttctaggagatccgagttggttctagaggtagggtgaactgcctgccgaatgagccgtgcaccgactcttataccccgttccccactctaaattctctcaaacgccgaatttctcagtttcggacgcgttctgcgcattcttttgtaacgggcttccctattggctcgctgccttaattcgcgccttgctattggctgatcgctattttgcccgatgcgccgaattcctctttgattaattttccgcTCTACAcgacttaaaaataatgaaatttcaatgccaattcttattgtttaattatttaagcgatttggcttcattgttttatttaatatcatttactttaattttatttgaaaaatcgtaaaaagtcacgttcgggtcCTGTAGCCCATCGACGCTTATGCCTGCGCATGCGCTGTGAGCTcgcgtttctttttatttgaaactaTACAAATTTGTTACCAATTTTAGTCTTTTCATTATTCTCCTCGGATAGCTGCCATTTTTCCCGTCATTTTGACCCTAATTACGttcatattaattaataaaaggattgggaataattgaaaataaaaatacaattttggtATGAATTTGGGGCTTGTGGCGCCGTTCAGTgcgttgcccgccggctcgctcgggcctttgtgccAGTAGCCAAGATGGCCGCCGGTCGGGTCGCACGCCCGTCatcgcgccgcgatgtttttcacATGCGTAGTATCTAGTAGTTCGAGCAGGCTCGGGCCGCTACGCGAGTGTTACGTCTCAATATGGAGAACGTACGCAAtctgaaaaaggaaaatttcttaaaaataaatttataagaATTTTAGTTACTCTTTTAATTGCGAGTAACTTTTTTATCTATTTCAtgagatttttccatttttcaaaataataccAATGATGTTAAACTATCGAGAGACGCGGTAACGGCTTGACGCCaacaagtattaaaagaaaaaacgaaagtggTAAAAGAagagccagcgcgagccctgccgcactcttatatacgcgaatatgtcaATTTATGACATCATAGCGTAGACCTAACTTGTATTCATAAAATTCTATTACGTCTCCGTAAATATTCTTGAGATTTTTAACTACCGAACATAGAAGATATTAAATAATTCCAGCAGTGTGTTCTTAGACTAATTTGCCAGCCGCTAACTTTTCTTCCTTGTAAGGCACTAAGACAAAATAGTTCTATCAAATAATGGAATTCTTTGGAGAAATGCATGAAGGGAAATGATAGGTAACAACGTCCATTAATTAACCCTATATAACAGATGGGGCAAAGAGaagagcagaaaaaaaatctgatagcAGGAAAACGTGGAAATATAGGTTTTACACTGACCGGGAGGAATATCCATCGGATGGAGATACTTTGTTTCTCTCTTGATTGCTCATACGCAATATCtggaaaaacttttaattAATGGATCCCGGTGGTTATATATTGGAACATATCGATATGAAGTAAGTCGAAAAATACATGTCGTCTCTTCAATGCCAATAAGTACGATCAGTTTTCGGAAACAATCTCGGCAATTCTACCGAGATCTTCAAGCACCTGGAAATGaccgaatttttgtttatgtcTAATTTTGCTTACCGACGTATTCACGATTCACCGCCATATATATTGATGAGCAGTtcgttgaataaataaaacgacGTACACCACACTATAAGCATAGGTGACGGAGAGTGGAGAATTTGATGTAGGACGCCTTTATTTTAAAAAcctttgaaaacttttgtctTAAACCGTAAAATATACAGcggaatatcatttttttaaacctgCAATGTATTGCGTAGAGCAAAGTAGGAAAACAATATGCGTTAGAATGTCTTATCATTACTTACCGATCAATGAGTGAAACTAAAAAAATCTCACACACACACTGTTATAAATGCCACTGAACagtaagaaaaatgataaagattgaattttcatcttCCCAATTCTAAAAAACctcagaaatttcaaaaagtgcTTTGAATTCGTGAACCACAATAACGCGGAAAACCAATAAATTTATACGTACAGCATAATGATTAATTTTGGCGTTAATTCGttaattttcaaacaatagTTATGCAAAAaagcagagaaaaaatcgtcacgatggaaaattcatcagatttattaaatataaaaaattgaaaataaaaacgtaaatataAGAATCGatccttcgtatttttttgtattttatcgCGATTTTGGCAAGTGATCTTCTGTGATCATTTGCAGCTCAACGCTACAACAGCTCAACTTATTACGAAGAGACAATATTCATTGTAAGAAAAATCAGTGTCAGCTCATTCATTAACAATATAATACCAGCGAAACCTATAAAAGATCAATAAATATGGAcgataattaaaaatgaaacaataatATAATAGTAACAATATTagcattattaatattatatattattataaagAATGTGTCGTACATGtgatattattataaattattattaacacATAAAAGATATGTTATAttattgtatattataagcATAATGCAATATAGATGAGTATAACAAATATGTGAGTGTGGTGCTGCAAAATCCGTGCACTGCCATCGTTatatattgaagcgaaacactgactcgagaactttattttatttttatttgacgcCATGgtacgcacgagtgtttacaccggcggccatgttgaaaaaatgtcacttcgcgaagcggcgctcgggaagcgaggcgctcagcgctgccaactcaatttcgattccacaaaattccctagattcgtgaaattctttattttattcaatttcaattaaacaaactctttcttaatgaaaataatgatgcggatcgttaaagaaacgtattgtgggcaatttggtgaaaatttcagattaaaattatttaattttttaagaaaacttttctttgaaagatcgagcgtgcacaatgcgcatgcgcgatgacctactttcacAGGCACGTGCAATAGACGCAATCACgaacaaataaattaatcgaaacgaaataaaagattcttgtggataaaatcaattaagaataaaacaaaataattaagaaAGACGCGAAATGTGCGTAgaagcaataaaaattggttttattatattatattaaatttttgcacatgcgcagtgtgactacggctcgactcggccaattgggacccacgcgggggagttagcgcaccaatcagagaatttagagtgggagtccctgattcgagattaagtcgcgcagcgaattagagtaagggacaaagtccaagcgcattattattattatttcctttgtttgaGAAGGTATAAAAACCCCGGCGCAGAGGCTCCGGTAgctagtctcgtctcgaatctcgccacgctaggagccagtcacgtctcgaatccctgagagctcgactcgcatgccataaccaaaatccagtcttgcctccggatctcgccgcgtgaactcgcccAAATTTaaggaataaagaaacataaaattttcgcttattttcaaaatcgctcataaaaacaaagagccaAATAACATCGCTGATATCCcactcaaaattcaaatagaataacacctttcctctctcacgctaagagggccgggttcattcgatttcgtttgaactcaagattcttaggtgagagtttccgatctatccaggagggccgggacagttcgattccgttctgtctcaagattcctggtagatttccaatcctttttctatccaagagggccgtggccgttcgatttcgttcggtcacaagattcttgggtaggactcctacctttccacgccagaggggccgggacagttcgggttcgttctgtctcaagatctctgggtggattcttttccatcaatgagttattgttttctgagtggtgatcaaattcagtagaaatcattaaaatcaaacaaattttctttattctcaaaacgagacactttcgagtcatttatcattttgagctaaataaattattcaaaacaaatttaactcactgaaaacaatttatttgaattatatcgagtcaaaagagtgagatcgatcagaaaaatccactcgaacaattaatttggattgtatagagtcaaaaagtgagtttctaagaattatagctcaattatcaaattatcaaatgatcgaattatcaaacaaaattaattaaaaatttatcaagaccagcgttggcgagaattattgaaaaactattattgcaagcgaaactatcattattcaaataaaagcgagcttaaattcattgcgaaattcatcataattaattctgcgaaaattattttctttttgtgtggagaaaaataccggaaataaaattttacatgcgattaaaataaagcggaaaaactcgatttcaaataaaaagcctttatttttgtaatttggtttaaaacaattaaaaattgaataaaacatttgtcatttctatctaatttcattttacttttgtttttccttcatgcccgctcttctttattatagaattgctcgaatccaggcgtgacggtgtgcacaagcacgAACGTactgttacaatatatatatgagtAGATCCATTggatttcgcccaatttctcAGGAGGGGTCTTccgatttttctcaaacttaGGTACTTTGAAGTACCTTAAAAACTATACCCAAATACCAAATTTCATGTCTCTAAGTGATCAAGGTCACGAGAACGAGccttataaatataaaaaaattaccatttctTGCCTCTTTTTAAGATATTGGTTCACAAAAACTTTACCAGAGAACATAGATTTACATGGAACAACAGGCCATATGGGCGCACTTGGCTGGGGTCCGCTTAGTACCGACCCCGGCCACCATGGCGCTGTGCAATATACATGAGCACGCACACACTGACGCTAGGGTCCTTGCGCGCGCATTCTCGCACCCATGCGTTCAGCCATGCTTACTTGGGGTACTTGGGGTCCCGATGCAAGGCAACCTGACCCCAGACCCCAAGCATGCACacgtttttattaataaatagaATTTCCGCTAtagtaaaaatgtatttttttataataaacgaTGAAGATGCTTTTTTTCTAGACAGTTCAGCAAATAAACCATTCAAGATATTAAGCCTTTCTGATGAATGGGATCGATTCATGTTACATAACTTTTCAAGTTCGAAATAGGTATCCGACTAGCGTGCACGTTTCACAACGCGAAGGTTCATCGTTCGATTCCTGGACATGAAAtttggtttctttttttttctaaaaaaatgattaattatgAATGAGAAATTAGTTTATGACGATTGAACTATTATTTTGAATGGggttaaaaagtaaaatcttGATTCCTtacagaaaaaagttttaggcaaatgtttttttcgaaaaacagtTTGGAAAAACTTTCTTGTTGGTCAAAATTGTTACTGGTACTACAGTAATTATTAATGAACTGTCTCGACTTCTAAGCCACTACgatttaaaatattaaaattttcagttatatgaagaatttcataCTTTGTTGCATCGACGTGCGTAAAGGTTCTGACAGCCTTACGGACTTTTAATTCCATTTAAAGGCCCGTGTTTTGCTTGTCCCCGGATATCGGTTTGTTTTCGCTCTATCCTTTTCGTACGCCTTTCCACCTCTACCTTCATCTGTTTCCAACTGcttccacattttttctcgaagagCAACAATATATCGCGGAAATTCGCTAAACGTCTCCCGGCGGCATAGCACGTGTGTGACTTTCGAGAATTGGTTTTATCTATTGTGCAAGAATCGCATTTTCTCTCTACATTTAACAATACTTTTgcattttattcattaaagCTAAAATCAAAGTTAAAGTTAAAGTAAAAAATGCCTGAGCATAACCGCTGTGCTTACAACGGATGCTGTAATTCTGCACTGAAGAAGCCCGATGTCAGTTTCCACCGATTTCCTCGTGACGATATCGAACGGTATGTACTTGAATGATAAGCATAAAggaatttcaataataaacGTTGCAAAAGTAGATTCATCTCGACCAAcacaatttattttaaaaactcagTGTTTTTATCAGGATGCAATAAATAGCAATCAAAGGATATGCTTCTCTGACAGCCACAATAAGgtaattgtaaataattcacTCTGCAATAACGCTCGCACGAGAATGACTTATctacaatttttaacatacACCATACTATTGACAGATGCATTCCTAtcattttatttgataaattaGAAAAGCATGTTTAGAAAtgtcttgaaaaatttggtaACTACATTGTCGACTATTTTCGtggttgcttttttgaatttggttaaaatcatttgttctattaaatttttgcaaaatgaattgagaaaataGTCATTTTCTCCTTTCGGCTCTATTGCGAATTAAGGGTAAAACTGCAATAAATGTGTTCCATTTTcgtaactttcaaatttcgtgataagaACGAGCGTTTTTTATAATCGAAACACGCCTTTCGGGCAAAATTGAATGCATGTTGgcataaaaaactatacaCTTTGTTATGTCTAATATTctgcatttttcattttcaataatctgtggatgtataattttttttgcaattaagGTCATCTATCAGTTGTATGGTCGATGAAAATCCTATCACACGGTTTTTTCCAAATGTCTTGATAGttcgaagaaaatatgagtcGCACACAGTTTTATCAAAGAATAAGGTgtaacttttatattttttgaaatttcaaggaTGACGGAGTAAACcatttcactatttttcagATGTCTCTCTCACGACCTTTAATTATATTAATCCTCAGCTATATTATCTATACTTTTTTTACGACCTGTTTTACTTACGAGAAACATTATGACTGATTTAATTTGCATCGCGAtgcttcgaattttttatgcattgaatgaatttcgaaaattttttttttcattttttttttgccacaAGAATGAGAATGCTTGTTCGATTCAACATAAAGAAGTCCGGGGCAAATTGGAGTCCTCGAATAACTACGGAAGCTTTTTACCATTCTTCCAACttatgtatttcgaaatttctttttttccgctTTTTCACCCCTTCATTCAATACTTCTTTAAAGCTGCTTCTTTAAAAACACCAGTCAAAAGTTTTGAGAATATTTGTCTATTTTTCACTCTTGAAAACCAATAAATGTACCGTAATTTGtgcaaattaaaaagaaaaacaatacttTCGGTGAGGCAAAACGAggtaaatctcaaaaattcataaaaattttatcacttcaattttcatccaATTTACTTTGACTGCTTCTTTAAAAAAACCAATTAAGGTACATTTTATTGGAATGATATTGGAGCaaggaaaattttacaaagttTTGCGAGTTACTCGTTTTGTCCACACcatattattttccttttaaattattgaaaaaagttaaaaattacAGTACATATAgtatattatataaaaaattacagtATATATAGTATATTTCTTAGTTTTAAGAGTGAAACAGAAACAATGCTTAACAAGgttctgaaaagaaaaaaatttccttcGGTGTCCCGTTTGGTCCCAGACTTACCTACTGGTCTCAGATATTCATTTACCGAAAAGGGttttgtaacgaaatttgGTAATTTCACAACTTTCACATTTATTATTTGTCtgctgttgttttttttttcaaataaatcagCGCGATTCGTATAAATTAAAACCCTCCTCATAAATTAAATGAATGTCTTCACTTTTCGACGGGATCTTTAATGGTTCACGAAGCATGTCATTCTGCATGTAGCTTTTTACGGTGTTTTTAGCTTTAAAAAGTGGGTCGTCCGAGCTGGGAGGAATGAGTGGTTGGAGATCGAGCCTCGAAAGTTGGAAAATCAGCGTATCTGTTCGGCGCATTTTGAAATAACAGATTTCGTTGAGAACAAAGCCATCAAGTGTAAgcgaagattaaaaaataacgcACTACTAGCTGTGAATATTTTCGCTGGTAATTTGGTTCAATCGAATGTTTCCATTGAATCAACGAATCCGATCGAATCGAAACCGAGCGTTTCGGGATCCGCGGATGTTGCTCGATCGCGTGATGTGGCTGCGCAGCCGCGTAATGATCCTCCTTTATCCCGACGAGAGATTCTTTTAATGAAGAAGAACGAAACTTTagcaatgaaattaaaaaaagctcGTCAAGAAATCCGCAATctcaaaagaaaaacagtgaAACGTTTGTCAATTCCTGAAATAATCGATGctgcttctcattttcttgatGGAAACCGTTTGTTGCTTTTGAAAATGCAATTAAATCATCTTAAAGTCTCGCCGTGGttagatgaagaaaaacaatttgctTTGAGTTCATTTTATACTTCAGCGTAAGCTTACAATTACttgagggaaaagaaaaagctcGCTTTGCCTTGTGTAACTTTAATTAGACAGTGGGTTAATGATTTGAGTTTAACGACCGGAATTAGCACTGAAGTTTTTGAGTTGCTAAAGATAAAGGCTTCGACATTAGACGAATATCAACGTCAATGCGTTTTGATGTGAGACGAAATGGCAATCAAACAGGTGCTGGAATATAATCCGAAAGAAGATCTTGTGGAAGGGTACGAAGATCTAGGTCATCTTGGTCGTACCGATAAAGTCGCAAAATATGCGCTTGTTTTCATGCTCCGTGGTTTGACATCATCTTGGAAACAGCCGATTGCCTTTTACGTGTCACATGGAAACGTGAATGGTGTGCAATTACAGGACATTATCACTATGGTTGTGAGTGCTGTATTTGCTGCTGGATTTGTTGTGAGATCCATGGTGTGCGACCAAGGAGCTCCTAACAGAAAAGCCATCAACGCCATGGGAATAAATGAGGATACACCTTTTGTGATATTATCAGGCcataaaatttatcacaatttcGATGTCCCTCATTTATTTAAAAGTATCCGGAACAATTTGTACTCCAAAGATTTCATAATAGGGAATTCGCGGTTATCATGGAGCGCAATTAGAGAACTTCACAATGCGCAACGCAATAAAGCGTGTAAAGCTGTGCCTAAACTCACCGATCGCCACATCGATCCAAATGCCTTTCAGCGTATGACCGTACGGTATGCTACCCAAGTTTTTAGCGCTTCCGTCTCTGCCGCAATGACTACGGGAAGAATGACGG
Proteins encoded:
- the LOC122406297 gene encoding G-quartet DNA-binding protein TGP1-like; translation: MAEKTDRNETARDSGFQNPDERTAQNVDLTTSIPPPGAGNIFNESRGNFGFEQQEKFDDDNKDQNEEIKMEEFETPKSNKGKIEFAELNHELLMSLIDAMKEMKTQVQSMANEIARNNQATSDLRSEFTEKFKTLQATIASDVHKIYDPIKRHVTGLTKIVQENESKSAVIEVSVAQIQLDVSAIKKRVENLESKDKIHSPNTESTRIVPKPSKVIPDDESENEEEKYEPEEKTERIQTMLPMDMHPNKIKIKPPTYDGSERKRPMKFIKEFRRYCEVTNPTITEMKYLLGQCLEKAAKEWWVLIEDRVEDFEEVEKKFVERFWSTDVQRKVRKDLEFGHYSDKDNKTSKVEYTINIFGAAKDLIPPPSDEDIIASLSQHYTDEIQATIISRGFKTLEQLIEFLGKIDRHGPINSRKEKEASPNQNQNKNEQRPFRMPQNNNWNNQGGFQNNFNRGNPNWNQNNRPNGGYNNNNGWNNQQNRNYQQNYNQRPNNNYQQNYNQRPNNGYPQQNRNNGNNNQQNGYNRQNQNPNWRPQQNNGGYRPPNNPNDHRQTNERQRQEIQAIEVHQEPQPSTSQAGNE